The segment CCAGGACGCGTTTTTGAGCTTGAGCCTATCGCAGGGTAGGGCTTCTGTCTAGCCAAACCTATAGGGGCAGCCGCATTGCCAGAGTCTACCGCGATACCCATCTCTGACCGCGTCCACCAAGCGAAAAATTGTGCATTATCCCCGAATACGGCGCACGCGTCTCCTGCTAGGCTCAGCGACATCCCGCTCTGCTTTCGTCTCTCTGTCGTTGCCCCTCGAAGAGGTGAGCGTATGCGCTTTGAACAGAGTCTAGAACATCAACTAGAGCTTCTGGATTTTGATTATGGCAAAGTCATTCAGCAAATTAAGGCAAGGGAATTAAAGGGGCCACTTACCGTGGAAGAGGTAGGGCTTATGGGCATTAGTCAGTTTCGCCTGGGCCTCTTTCGAGAAGCCAAGCAATCGTTAGGGTATGCAGCTGACCATGGGAATACAGAGTGCGCGATTGAACTGTGTGGTTGCCGATTCGCCCTTTTTGAGTTTACAGAAGCTCTTGAGACGCTGCACCTGTTGCGCTCCGATTGCCACGGTTTTTTACATGGCATGGTCCTGAGGTGGACTGCAATCTTAGAGTGCTTTATGGGCAATGCCACTTACGGTGTTGGTTTGCTCACGCGGGCCTACCGTGAGTTTCAGGCTGTGGGGAATAAGCGGGGAATGCAAATCGCCGCGAACATGCTCGGCGCGACCCTGCTTCTCTCCGGTGACTATCAAAAAGCAGAATATTATATTAAGCACAGTTTTGATCTGTCCGATCCCAGCAAAGAGCAGGCTCTTTGGGTAGACACCAGCCTCAAGCTTTTCATGGTGTACGCTTACACTGACCGTGTTGCTGAGGCGGGACGCACGCTGCATGAGATGCGCCGGTACGTCGCCCACGTGAGCAACCGGGCGAGCTCCTACTTTGGACTCACGCTCAAGCTGTGCGAGACCGTCATGAGCCGCTTAACAGGAAATCGCCTGACCTTTGCGACGAACCTCGTCAAGCTGCAAATGATCTTGAGCGACAAGTCACAGCGGCATGTTGAAGGCTTGGTATGGGTCGGTCCCCTGCTCCTCGACTCGATCAGCAAAATGGGGCAGCACGGCATAGCTCACAAGCTGATTGACAAGATGCTGCCCGACCCGAGCCTGCGCCCGACCAGCGTGCGAATCATCGAGGCGGTGATTTGGCTGCGTAAGGGCGGCTATATCGCCGCGATCAACAAGCTGGAACAAACGCTGGAGGCTGCCCGGGAGGGTGGGCAGCGCCTAGAGGTCATCCGTTGCCATCTGTACCTGGCCGACGCCTTCTACAAGGCGGGTGCCCCTGCACTCGCTGTCCCGCACTTGGCCGAAGGGCTCTCTGCCCTGATCCGGTGGGGAGGGAACTTCATCGTTTACGACGATCTGGACACTATGAAAAGCGTCCTGCTGTACGGACAGTCTCAGCCGGAGACGGCCGAACTGCTTCGGGTGATCCGGGGCAAGGCGCCTGCACCGCCTCAGGACCAGGCCCTGTACCTCCGCACCCTTGGCCGCATGGAAATCAAGGGGAAGGGACAGGCCATGAAATGGCGCCTGGACGAGAGGGAAGTGCTCCTCATCCTGGCCTATCTCACCTTGCGGCCAAACGAAACCATTGAACAGATCGCCGAGTCGGCCCTGTCGGAGAAGTGGTTGGAGTCCCCGGAGACGGCGAAGGTCTACGTGCGGCAGGTCATCATGCTGCTGCGCCAGCAGTTCGGCAAGGATCAGCTTTTGGCCTCGCAGGAGCGTAAAAACACCCCGGCCCGCTACCGCCTTTCCGACAATCTCAACCTGAAACTGGACGTGGATGCCGCTTATGAGGCGCTGGCACGGGGTGATCTGGAGGGCATGTTCGAGCTGTATCAGGGACCTTTCGCCGCCCGAAGTGATTCCGCCTTCGCCCGCGAGGTCAACGACAAGCTTGAGGGGGCGGTGTACCAGGCCCTGCTGTCGGCTGCGAACGCAGCGCAGGACGCGGAGGCGTTCGCCACCGTGGGCCGCTGGGTACGGCAGATGATTAGTCTCGTGCCCGAGAACCCGGAAGTCGCTGAGCTGGCGAGGCGCCTTGACAAGCAACTGGCGCCGCTCGCGGAGGCGAGCGGCGCCCTGGACAAGATTATATAGCAGTGGCCTGGCAGCCTTACACCCGTGTGATCGCCACGCTGTCGTCATAAATTCGCGGGCTTACACCCTCCTCCACGACCAGATGCACCCAGTCCATGAGGGCATAATCCGTCAGCCACTGTTTGAAGGCCTTCGGAAAGGCTGCCTCGGAGTACACCGAGAACTGGCGGCGGCCGTCGTGCTCTTGGATGGGAAACGGCTGCAAGTTCGCCTCGACCGCCTTGGCATAGGCGGCCTCCAGCGCGGACAGGTCGCCATCTGTGGATTGATAGGCCAGGATGAGGTGCATAGGCAAGGGTACTCCTTTGTTTACCAGCGGATGATAACGCCCTCGGCGGCAAATCCCGGCCCCAGGGCAAGCAGGACCGAGTTGGTGCCCGGCTGCACCTTCCCCTGCTGGAGCAGGTGTTGGAGCACGAACAGTACCGTGGGGCTCGACATGTTGCCGTAGTGGCGCAGGATGTGGGCCGACGCCTCGATGCTCGGTCCATCGGCCTGTAGCGCCTCCTCGTAGGCGGTGAGAACCTTCGCCCCTCCCGGGTGGAGGACCCACATGCCCACGTCTTCCTGAGTCATGCCGTGCTCGGCCAGGCCGTCCCGAATCAGGCTCCCCAGTTCGCCCCGGAGGAGGGTGGGGATACTGCTGGCGAAACGCACCCGCAGGCCCTCCGGCACCACGTCCCAGCCCATCACGTCATAGGACTCGGGCAGCAACCGCGAGAACCCGCCCACGATCTCCGGGCCTTCCTCATGCCCCAGCACCACGGCCGCCGCACCGTCGGCAAATAGACTCGACGCCACCACGTTGCTCGTGCTGTGATCTAGCGCGTTGAACGTGAGGCTGCACAACTCGACCGCGACGACCAGCACACACCCCTTCGGCCGCAGGGTTGCCATCTCGGCACCGCGCGCCAGGCCCGCTGCACCGCCCGCACAGCCGAGGCCCCACACCGGCAGGCGGGTAGCCGACAGCGGCAGGCCGAGGCGCTGAATCAGGTGTGCCTCGGGGCTGGGCGTGGCGATCCCGCTGCTGGTCACGACGACGACCGCCTGAACCTGCCCCGGCTCGACGCCCGCCGCCGCGAGAGCCTTACGCGAGGCCTCCTCCGCCAGGTCTAGGGCCAACTCGTGCCACTGGGCATTCCGCTCGTCAAAGGGGCGGCTGGTCGTGTACCACTCCACGTCGTTTGCCCAATGCCGCTTTTCGATGCCGGTATTGTCGTAAATCCTAAGCAGCCGTTCCCTGGAGGCGTCAGAGAGTCCGGTGAAGTGGGTGCGGGCACGGTCGCGGACGCTGCTTTGCGAGATGGCGTGGCCTGGAACAGCCGTACCGACGCCGAGGATGTGCGCGTGCATAGCGGCAGTATGGACTCTCCTTAAGGGGGTGACTGAAAGCAATGCAACTCACCCCGGCCCCCGGACGGAGGCTCCCTAGCTCCTGTTGAAAGAGGAAAAACAGTTAGAAGAAAGGATTGGACGATTTTCGCCGACACCAGCTATGGAGGGCCAGCACGGTGGATCTGTTCCCATTGCAGAACTTGGCAGAGACGATCCTCCAAGCAAGATGTTCGAGCAAACCTAGGCACCCGGCCGGTGTACTTGGCTGGCATACATCCAGCTCGCCTCCACCACGGTAAAGGTGTGGCGCCCCCCTGCGGGCAGCGTCTTCACACGGTTCCACAGGCGCCCCCTGACGATCACGCGCTGACCCCGGCCGATGTCGTGGGCGGCCAGCGGACCGTACGAGCACACGTCCACCCAGTGGACCGCCTCCCGCACCTGATCGGGAACGGCGAGACTCACGCTCATCAGCTCGGTGTTGTTCTCGATCAGGCCACGCTGCGCTGCTCCTCCGGCCCGGCCGGACACCAGGACCTGCTGGTAGCCGCTGCGTAACCGGTAGCCCCCGCCACTATCCTGGACAAGGTCGGCCGCTGGCCGCTCGATCCGGAGCACGCATGACACCTTCACCTCCACCCTGGATTTGTGGGTGATCGAGTTCTTCGTCTGCCACAGACGGCCGGTCGCGGTCACCGCCGCTCCTTTGAGAAGGTTCCCGACGTAGGGGGAATTCCGTTCAATCAAGCAGCGCTGGTAAAAGGCCATCTCGCGGACGTTCCCGTCGGAGAAACAGACCAGTTCTTCACCCGCCACGACGAACGCGAGGCAGTCCCCGCGAGGTTCGGGCGACCGTGCCACACACCCGATCAGGTCCACAACACTTCCGAATTCAGCATGGGGGGAGGGCATGGCTGCACGGTACGGTGCGGGTGGTTCCCCTGACGGCAAAAAGAAAACCCTTCAAGCTGAACCAATCGGTTCGGGCTCAAAGGGCCGTGAAAGCAACAACGCTGCTTTCACTCACTGACGCCGTCAGTGATTCGCGAAACGCCACGGCAGGTGCGTGGTTCCGACATACTCGCCAGGCAGCTTGGGGTGATGCCAGGCCATCTCCTCAGCGACGCGTTGGTCACTGTCGGGGAGGAAGTACGCGCGAGCCTGGAGGGTCGTGCCGTGAACCTGCAATGCCGCCCGAAGCTGGAAGGCAAGTGCGCGGTTGTAGGAACGTTCCAGGTTCTCTGCCAGCTCCATGATGTCACCGGGATCGGTGGGATCATACGCGTCCGCGAAACCAAATTCCTTGGCCTCACGAAGTGCGCTGGTGAAGAGGTTCATGGGCACGAGCGATTCTTCGTCGTGTCCGGTCACCAAATCACCCCCCGCGTGGTGGTCCGTGAGCTGAACTGAACCCAGAGAGTCCAACCAATCCAGCGCACGTTCCGAACGAGGATCGACCCGGAAGTCTTCGACGTGCAGCTCGCGCACTCTCGGAGAGAGGCGATCTGCTGCGGTCAGGCGAACCTCCCGCGTCTTGAACGAAACTGTCAGGGCGGGTGTGCCGACTGGTCCCAGCGCTTCGCTCCGTTCTGCCGCAAGAATGCGGACAGTCTGGAACACGGCGTTTCTTACCTTTTCGAGGTAAGCGTTGCCCTGCGCGAAGGGAACAGCTCCACGGAGTGCGCCCCGCGTGTTCGGCGCGTTCATCTGACGCTTGATCAGGCCCTCCATCCACTGACTCACCGCCGGGTTCTCCAGAGCGATGTCCGTGACGGCGTGGGTAAACACGCGGTCGGGATGGTGCTCTTTGACCCCAAGCTTCCAAACGAGCAGGGCCAGAGGTCGGAGAGAACTCCCCTCAGCCAGCAGGAAATCCTGAAAGGCCTTGAGGACGAGCAGCGGGCGGAGCAGCGTCATGGTACTGGACATGGGTGGGTCCTTTCCGCGCGGTCGAGGTGGCCTCAACCGCGCAAACGGTGAGGGCACGACAACGTGCGGAGAGGCTGCGTTTAGGGGTCGCCGGAGGAACAATCAGTCGAAACGGTGTTCGTCGAACTCGGCGAGTTGGTACTCTGTCTGGGCTTCAGCCAGCCCCTCCAGACACTCCTCGCAAAGGTTCGAACCCCTCCGCCCCGGTTGACCGCACCGCTCACATCGGAAGTGATGGTGCGCGTACAGGAACTCGCAGGCACGGGAATCAGACAGGTAGAGCTGAAAAGCATCGGGCGCGGGCAACGTCTTGGGACCGGCCTAGGCTCCTCTTCGAGCTTCCCGGTGGGAAACTCGGTGCTCTGCATCATCCGTGGGCAGAAGGGCCGGGGTACGGGTCACACGACAACGACCTCGAACTCCAGTCCGTAGACCGAGACGCGGGTGGCGGTCGAACCCGTCACCGCTGACCACGTGGAGATGCTTCGCCTGGACCCGAACCCTGGCTCCTGGACACGTCAGTGTCCACGACCAGATCGACCAAACGCAAAACAACACCTTTCTGCCTCGGCGTCTCACGCCGCCGAGGGCGTGTGAGACGCTTGGGTTGAAGGTGCCGAATGACTCTGCCGAGTCAGCAGACCAGCCAGGCTGGTTCAGAGAACACCGGGGTGAAGGTGGATTGCCCTCGGTTCAGTGTTCCCTCAGTATACGAAAGTCTGGTTTGCTCCGTCGAGCCTGTTCTCGGTGGTGAGCCCGGGGCCCTCTGCGGTTCAGGTGCTCAGCAACCGCTCGACGCGCGTCGCGGCGATCACGAGGGTGCCGTCAACGTGCCTCAGCTTGCCGATCACCTGTACGCCGTGTTCGAGCTGAAGAGAGCCGAGCCAAGGCAGGTGTTGCGGCGCCGTCAGGGCCAGCGTGGAGGGCAGGTCCGCCGCCTCGACACTGAGCCGGACCCGCAATTCGCCCTGGCGCTCCTCCGGCCAGCCGGACACCCGACCAGAGACGTTGAACATGTTGAGTGAGGGGGTGCCGGGCATCACCAGGTCGAAGGCGGAGGCCACCAGCAGCCCGCCATGTACGTGGCCGACCTGTACGAACACATGGCACTCCGGCACGACCTGCCGCCTGGCCTTATTCGCCAGCTCGTGCGTTACCAACACGTCGAGAACAGAGTCGCCCACATCGAGGGAAAAAACGAGGCCGCCAGGCGACGTCAGCACTTGCGGCGCCGACGTGACCTGGCCGATCAGTGATCCATGCAGCATGAACCGACTGTAGGGGGGGAGTGGTTGCAGCCTGCCGGACTGGCGGCGCGGAAAGGGTGTTTACCGCCGGTACGTGCGCCAGAGCACCAGGCTGGACGCGCCCAGGAACGCCAGCACGCTGACGTTCGAGACGACGCACAGGCTGCCGGTGACCAGAGATACGGCTGCGCCCCCGAGCAGGGCCAGCAGGCCGAGCGCGAGAACCGCCACGACCCCCTGAACCTCCGTGGCGACCGGGACAAAGGCCGCGAACAGCAGCAGCATGGCAAGCGGCACCAGGGCAGGCTGGGTCACCGCGAGCAGGGCCAGCAGCGCCAGTGCGGCGACGGGCAGAATCAGGCGCGTCTGCGCCTTCGCGAGAGCAGGACGCCGGAATCCGGTGATCAGCATAGGTCCCTCCTGGGAGTCAGAACTTGCCGGACCAGCCTAGGGGTGGGTGCAGGAGGTTGGCCTTCTCATTATTGCCCTCCCGTCCTGCGTAAAGTGTGGCAGTGGTGAACGTCCGGGAGAACCGAAGGATGTGCGCTCGCGTGGAAGCCTGGGCCTCGTGGAGGCCGATTGACCTGTACAGGTCAATTCCTGCTGCCAGGAGGAATGTGTGACCAGGTTCGATCAGCTTCTCGCCTGAGACCTGGCTCAATCCGCCCGTTCGGCCGCTTCCAGCGCTTCGAGCCGCACGTCCGCGTCGAGCTTGGCGTAGATCGCGCTGGTCGTCACTGAGGCGTGTCCCAGTACGTCCGAGACCACGTGCAGATCGCGGGTGGCCCGGTACAGCCGTGTCCCCGCCGTTCGCCGCAACGTGTGTGCCCCCCACAGGTCCGGCGGCAGGCCCAGGTGCTGGAAATAGCCGTTGACGATGCTCCGCAAGCCCGCCGTCGTGAGCTGCCTTCCCAGGTGCCCGCGATGAAAGGACACGATCAGGGCGGGCTGGTCGCCGGGAAGGTCACCCGCGAGGACCAAGGCCCGGCGCATCTGGAGCCAGGCCTCCAACACCTGTCCTGCTCCCGGAGGCAGGGGGATGCGCCGGGCCTTGCCCCCCTTGCCGTGGGTGACCTGCACCTCGCGCTGCCCAAGTTGCACGTCGCCCACCTGCAAGGTCACGATCTCCTGCGCGCGCAGGCCCAGGGTGGCCCCCAGAACCAGGATCGCGCGGTCGCGGGCGGCCGTGGCCGGGTCCTGCTTCCCTTCCGGAGCGGCAAGGAGGGCCCGGTACTGGGACGGCGACAGGGCGCGCTTCTTCATGTGGGCCGGGGTGGGGTCACGCGGCGCGGGCACCGCCAGCGCCGGGTTCTCGCGCACGGCGCCCGCCCAGACCAGTGCCCGGTAGAGGGCCCGCACGCCGTACAGGTAGGTGGCCACACTGCCCAGGGTCAATCCAGTCCTCTTCCCGTCCAGTCGCAGTCGCTCACGGGTATGGATGACGTAGGCTTCGAGGTCGTCCGGGGTCAGGTTCTGCACACTCAGGCGCGGAGACTGTGGCGGGCCGGTGAACGCCAGGAAGTCGCGCACGGCCACCCCGTAGTTTCTGAGGGTCTGGGGGCTGACTCCACCGGCCCGCCGCGACTTCACCCGCAGGTGGTGTCCCAGCAGATCGAGCAAGGCCTCGGCGTCCTGGGCCTGGGCCGCTCTCAGCGCCTCGCGCCGACGGTTCTCGGGGTTGGCCCACTTCGAGGCGAGGACGAGAGTCACAGGGGAGCCAGGAGGCGCGGCCGGTCGGGGTCCTGGACCAGGATGAGGGGCGCCGTCGCCAACCGACGTTCCTGGAGTTGAAGCAGGAGGTCCCAGTGAAATTCCGGCACAGGTCGCGGGCTGAGCACGCCGCATGATACTTGCGTTTATGTCCCTAAGCACAAGTAGAGGAGAGCATGACCCGGCATTGCTGCCCGCCCTTCCTCTTGTCCGCCCTGCTGTCAGGAGAGGAAGGGCGGCCAAGAACCAGGATTCATCTACCGGGGGGGTGAGCTCATCCTCGCCCCGCGTGATCCTGAGACCCGGCAAGCTGCACCGGAGTGGCGGACCCCCCGTCCCCCCCTTCAGCCACCGGCGTGTCGTTGGGCTGATCTCACGCTGCGTGGTCAGCTTGCGGGGAGAAATCAAGGTCCTGGTGTGACGGTGGCTGTGCAGACGTATTTCCCGGCATTCAACTTGCAGTGGGTGAGGCTCACGGTATAGGCCTTCCCCCCCACGACAGCCTGCGTCGTCCCGAGGTTCACGGCGGCTCCGGCTGGAACAGGGGTGGTCGAAGGTCCAGGAACCGAGGGGTTCCGGACAGGAATGTTTTCCCAGGGGATGTTCTCTATCGTCAAAACCCGCAGGGAGGTCGTGGTTGTGGGAATGGCGAACAGGACCGACACCTTGACCGGCACATTGCGGTACATGGAGATGAAGCCTGTTCTGCTGTCCAAGGTGCCACCGGCGGCGGCAACTTTGCTGGCCTTGAGCGTCTTGCCGTCCGTCGTCGTGGTCTCGAACAGATCCGTATTGAACTGAAGCTGGTTCTGATCTTCCTGAAGGGTGTACGTCAGATCACACCGAACTCCGGTGCTGACCGAATAGCAGGCCCCAAGTTGATATTGCCCATGTCCACCCTGCCAGGACTGGGCGTTCCCCACAGTGGCGCCGACCAGCAGCGCGACCATCCCCATTCGGCTTTTCATGTGCCGCCTATGGTAAGAGATGAATGGGGTGGGTGCGCGGACACGGCTCCCATCCACCACCGCACGGCGAGCGGAGAGCTTTCCAGTTCACCGTGCTGCCGACCAGGCGTGAGTGCTTCGCGCAGCAGCTCGGCGCTCGCTCAGGCCTGGCCGTGCTCCCGGGTCACGGCCGCCCGAACAGTTGCACCCAGTGAATGCCGTGGTTGCTCTGCTCGCTCGCCCAATACGCCCCGCCCATCACCTGCCACGCGGGGTCGAGCATGTTCCGGCAGTGCCCTGGGCTGGTCAGCAACCTCGCGACGGCCAGCTCCGCCGTGTTGCCTCCGTGCTGGAGGTTCTCCCCTACCCCGCCTCGAAAACCTGCCTGCGCCGCCCGATTCTCCGGGGCGCTGCCCGTGTAGGGGTCGACGTGGCCGGTGAAGTTCAGGGTCGCCAGGCGCTGGGCGTAGAGTTGCGCGGCCGCGAACAGCCGGTCGTCCCATATCAGCGGTGGAGCTGGTGGGGAGCGGACTCCGCCGCAGTTCGCGCCTCTCGCCCGGGCGGCGTTGGTGGCGGCGAGGAGCTGGCGGCCCTCAGCGGCGGCTCCTCGCAGGCCGGGAGGAATCTTCGGGTCGGCCACCACTAGGGCGTACCCACGCCCGTGGGGGGCGAGGCCGTAGGCGATCAGCCCCTGGTACGTGCCGCAGCGTTCCCGCACGGCCTGGAGGAAGGCCCCTGGCTGACCGTTCACCCGCAGGCCCTGCATCTGCTGGTAGGCGTACCCCGCCTCGGCCGCCGATGGCTTCACGGCGCCGTGCCGGGTGTAGGCCTGAGCGACGCGGTCGAGGTGGGCGCTGCGGGTGAGGGTCAGGCCGCACGAGGCGAAGGTCTGCTCCAGGGCAGGGCGGATGGACTGTGCGCCCGCGTCTCCCGTCAGGATGAGGAGGGGAATCAGGACCCGCTTCATTCGCACGCCACCCCGTCGCCATCCTGGTCCAGGTGCGGGCCGTAGCCGGGCTGCCCGCGATGCAAGGGCGTGA is part of the Deinococcus sp. YIM 134068 genome and harbors:
- a CDS encoding type III polyketide synthase — translated: MLSVTPLRRVHTAAMHAHILGVGTAVPGHAISQSSVRDRARTHFTGLSDASRERLLRIYDNTGIEKRHWANDVEWYTTSRPFDERNAQWHELALDLAEEASRKALAAAGVEPGQVQAVVVVTSSGIATPSPEAHLIQRLGLPLSATRLPVWGLGCAGGAAGLARGAEMATLRPKGCVLVVAVELCSLTFNALDHSTSNVVASSLFADGAAAVVLGHEEGPEIVGGFSRLLPESYDVMGWDVVPEGLRVRFASSIPTLLRGELGSLIRDGLAEHGMTQEDVGMWVLHPGGAKVLTAYEEALQADGPSIEASAHILRHYGNMSSPTVLFVLQHLLQQGKVQPGTNSVLLALGPGFAAEGVIIRW
- a CDS encoding tyrosine-type recombinase/integrase, with translation MTLVLASKWANPENRRREALRAAQAQDAEALLDLLGHHLRVKSRRAGGVSPQTLRNYGVAVRDFLAFTGPPQSPRLSVQNLTPDDLEAYVIHTRERLRLDGKRTGLTLGSVATYLYGVRALYRALVWAGAVRENPALAVPAPRDPTPAHMKKRALSPSQYRALLAAPEGKQDPATAARDRAILVLGATLGLRAQEIVTLQVGDVQLGQREVQVTHGKGGKARRIPLPPGAGQVLEAWLQMRRALVLAGDLPGDQPALIVSFHRGHLGRQLTTAGLRSIVNGYFQHLGLPPDLWGAHTLRRTAGTRLYRATRDLHVVSDVLGHASVTTSAIYAKLDADVRLEALEAAERAD
- a CDS encoding CAP domain-containing protein, translating into MKRVLIPLLILTGDAGAQSIRPALEQTFASCGLTLTRSAHLDRVAQAYTRHGAVKPSAAEAGYAYQQMQGLRVNGQPGAFLQAVRERCGTYQGLIAYGLAPHGRGYALVVADPKIPPGLRGAAAEGRQLLAATNAARARGANCGGVRSPPAPPLIWDDRLFAAAQLYAQRLATLNFTGHVDPYTGSAPENRAAQAGFRGGVGENLQHGGNTAELAVARLLTSPGHCRNMLDPAWQVMGGAYWASEQSNHGIHWVQLFGRP